gtagCAAACATTACATAAGGATATAGGCCGATAGTCTGAAACAAATTTCGGATTAGGCTTTTTAGGAATAAGAGTAATGTATGTTCGACCCCAAGAATTAGGAAGAACagagttagaaaaaaaataactcacAGCATTATAGAGAGCATCACCAAATTTAATTTGTTCTAATTATTGGGTTATATGATTAAAAAGGAAAGTAGAGCGCAAGAATCAGGTTGGGGCTTTGCATGTGCATTAAATGTATACGTACAAATTTGTATTTGAATTTTACGTAGGTTATGcacattttaaattattagtgTATTAGTGTAAAGCGGAAAATTTCATAAAGTCAAGATATATGGGGATCAAAGGGATCATAAAGGTACATCATGATGGGAACGTATGAGCTGTGAATCAGAAACCcaatttgataattttgactATAAACATTGGGAACATGTTGCgtgttgaaaattgaaaaagaaaagagcatgattcaactaattaaaaaaatatttaatatgtttggtttggcTGCTTCCGGCAAcgtacaaatataaaatatatgtatatataattaaataatttttaaaatattaaacaggCAAATTAATTTACATGGGCAGTGATAAGGTTTATATGGTTGATCATTTCAAACTTAAGTAcacaaatgaatatatataaatatatctatagAGATTCGCAAACCATCGTatgcaaaattattttttatttgggatGAATCCAGAAGTGATTTGAATTCCAACTATTCCATTTTCTACaaacttaatataaaaaaattagaaaaataaacatctcaaaatataatttaattttcatttctcaACATCAACAAACGGggttatatttcatttttttttttatgcaattacTCTAGATTGAAGATACCATGTACATATTTACATGGGAATACCGGGCACACTTTATAATTGAAAAGTGACATCTTAACTAGATCTCGTCTATTTTTATCAGAAAAACTAGAGCTGGCCCACACTAATCTAATTACTTTTTaaccatttttatatataattagccTGATTATGGCTTATTGCATTAGGcataaaatagaacaaaagataaaaaaacaatgtttagtttttttaacttaaaagcTTCTTTCGCTTTTTGTTGTTGAGTTCGTAGTCAAAAAGATCTTGAAAGTACATACATAcgtagatataaaaataatatatatagagagagatatATCCAACATGAAGACTTTGAAAATGGCCCTTAATTTATATAtgccccccccccacacacacacacacacacacacacgttcATCAGACATGATGTGCAGTGCAGTTAGACAATAcatagcatgcatgcatggttgcATGCACTTATTACATATATGACCATAATAGCTAGACAAACCATGAAATGAGTTCAGCTCCGGAGAGCTTCATTAATTAGTTAGTCCCTCCAAACATTGCCTTGAGCTTCTTCACCGCAGCATCATCAAGAAAAGTCACCTTCTTCACAGTATCCGTAGGCAAGTTATTGCCAAACAGTGCagatgcaatgaaaacaatccTAGGGTTGGCACTACTGAAGCTAGAAATAAATTTCGCCGGGGTTCTCCCAACATTCATCTGGAAGTGCACCAAACCTTGAGGAAAAACAATTGCATCACCAGCAGCCTGCAAAGTTTTGAAGTAAGCCTTATTATTATCTGATGATACAAATCCACACAATATTGTTCCCTGAGTGACAACAGAGAACTCATTGCCTCCTGGGTGAATGTGAGCAGGCACTAAACCACCAGCACCGAGCTCACCATATAAGGCTGAAATATGAAGCCCATTTACAGCAGGGAACTCGGTAGCAGAGGCTAGTGAAATGGAGAGGTTGAAAGAAGGGATAGCAGTGTTGGTTGTAAGGAACTGGGACTTAATGAAGTCGTTTACGGTGACTTTAGAGACACTCTTGCAGGAATAGCCGGCCGGGCTTTCCGGCAAGGCCAAGTCTGCGACGCAGAAGTCTTGAACGGCACTGGCGTTGGATGAGTGAATCATGACAAAGGAGATCAAGAAAAAGATGAGTATATTAGATACAAGAgacaccttcttcttcttcttcttcttctttggtttcTTACTTTCTTGTTGTGTGTTGTTGGTTATCATACGTGGGGTTTATATAGTGAGTGGGAAATGAGAATGTGTGTTAGTCTTGGGTTTAAAAGTCAATACTTTTACGGCATTACGGCTTTGTCTAATTATTGGTTTTGGGGGACGTTTGGACTTTATTAGAGTGTGgctttttttcc
This genomic window from Dioscorea cayenensis subsp. rotundata cultivar TDr96_F1 unplaced genomic scaffold, TDr96_F1_v2_PseudoChromosome.rev07_lg8_w22 25.fasta BLBR01000167.1, whole genome shotgun sequence contains:
- the LOC120253692 gene encoding auxin-binding protein ABP19a-like yields the protein MITNNTQQESKKPKKKKKKKKVSLVSNILIFFLISFVMIHSSNASAVQDFCVADLALPESPAGYSCKSVSKVTVNDFIKSQFLTTNTAIPSFNLSISLASATEFPAVNGLHISALYGELGAGGLVPAHIHPGGNEFSVVTQGTILCGFVSSDNNKAYFKTLQAAGDAIVFPQGLVHFQMNVGRTPAKFISSFSSANPRIVFIASALFGNNLPTDTVKKVTFLDDAAVKKLKAMFGGTN